In Cryptomeria japonica chromosome 5, Sugi_1.0, whole genome shotgun sequence, the genomic window CAAGCACAAATCAGGCTTTCTGTCAAGACAAAGGAGAAAGAAGGTCAAGCAAAGCCCCCTTGATGTGGACCAAGCTTACTGAAGATTGCATCCCTTGTTCGACTAGAAGGAATAGTAGAATCCATCCCAATTATAGGGGCCCATGGCTAGAAATCCCTAGCTTCCCCCCATAAAGCAATATTGACTATTGTGAATCGAAACGATATTTGAAGGGACTAAGAGAAATATTTTCCATACAATTTAGGAGCCACACCAGAGAGGTAGAAGGATGGCATACTTCCATGCTTTCTGTGTTGCAGGTGAGCAGagattttgctttgattaaaggtTAGTTTGTTTGTTATGCATGAACGATGAGATACTTCCATGTTTCCTGTGTTGCAGTGAGCAGAGATTTTGCTTTGATTTAAGGTTGGTTTGTTATGCATGAGAGTATTGACTTCTTACCAAAGCAAGAGAATTGTTTTTTCTAAGAACAAAATTGCAGTGTATCCCACTGATTGAGGAATACCGTTACACAGGAAATCATGTCATATGAAGCTTCAAACGTTTAACATCTGTCTTTAAACCAAGAGGCAAAAAGTATCTAGATTTTTAAGAATCATGCAATTTTTTCATGCATATGCATAGCCAAATATTGCTTAAACATGTTGAACTCCTAAGTTGTCAAGAAATTGTATCTATGAAATGTTATTCTGCCTTGTGTCTTCACTTTATATGGAAGGCAACCTTATTGAATGTCATATTTCTACCATCTATGTGTTACTTAAAATATGACCTAACCAGAAAGTATTGGCAATAAGCAAACAATTGACAAATTTCGTAGTTATTGCATACAAAATGGAGTCTCAATACGATGAATTGCAGTACAGATGATCAGTGATTCGGACAAGGAAAGTTATCTAGTATTAAAACCAAATATTTTAATATGTAGGATTGATCGAGGATGGAGGTTTGTGTGAGATTTGCTCTATAGCTACATGGGCTACCTTTGCAGTTGCACAGTCTGTGATTCATATCGTCTCTCATTCAGTTTGCCCGAAGTTATCCACAGTTAAAAACTGCCTTATTCAAAATTTTATCTGATAACTTACTACCCAAAAACCTATCTCACAGAAATCTCATCAGAGGCCCCCCATATCCTTGTTGCACAATGCCTGTCAAGTATGCTCGACTGCTCTCCATCTCCTCTCTTCCACAAACTTAATGCTGCTTCTATACTCTTGTCATTTGTAGCTGCATGGACCACCTTTGCAGTTGCAAACTCTGTGATTCATTTTGTCACTCATTTAGTTTACCCCAAGTTCTCCACAGTCAAAATCTGCCTGACTCAAAATATTATCTGATAACTTTTTACCCAAATACTTGTCTCGCAGGAATCTCATTAGAAGCCCCCCATACCCTTGTTGCACAATGCCTGTCAAGTATGCTCCACTTATTAGCCCAAATGCTCTCCATCGTCTCTCCTTCACAAACTTATttaatgcttcttctatccttttgTCATTTTCTAAACCATCTGTTGCAGTCATTGCTTTTCCAAGGCACCTTCCAAGCACCACCGCATCCTCAAGTGTAGCACCACCACCTTGGCCCAAGTCTGGAGTCATAGGGTGCATTGCATCTCCTACAACACACACATTGCCCTTGCTCAGTTGACCTAGTAATACTTGCCAGGGCCATCTTAAGCTCAGTGGGGCTAATGTTAAAGTGTCTATCTGAGACTTCTTTACCATATCTACCATTGGCTCTGGAAATTTTCCAAGTTTCTCCACTGCAAATTCCAAAATTCTCTTTGGATCCTGTGAAATCTCTGAATCTGCGATACATAAAACTAGTTAGGCTTTGTATTgtcattttaagaaaaaaaattgtaaCTTGAGTAGCAACTACCATCACAACTCTAGCTCATGCAATTGTTTAAATCTACTTAGTACCCGTAAAAAAAACCAATAGCTCATAGATGGCACAATATTGTACCATTAGGATGTGATGTCTGGGTTGTGAACCAGTAAACATCCTTGTCATTACATGGAACAAAACCTGCCCTCAAATTTTCTCCCCAATACTGCTGCACCTTTGGCTCAAAATTATGCCCTTCAGGATATGTTGCCAATCCCCTAATGGCTGATCTCCCAGACAGACTAGGGgctggaagccctaaccattccgCAATTACAGAATTTACCCCATCGCATCCTATCAATACCTGTAGATGCAAGTACAAATTTGAAATGGGTATGGATCACTGGTCTTTTATGAGCTTCATTGTATTGCTGATTTTGCACAAGTTTCTTTCTGGtgcaaaatctttggttttgagtaCATTTTGCTGATGGTAATCCATGAGTTACTGCTTTAATGTATGTTCAATCCCTCTGTACTTACTGTCTATATTTTTATTCATAGACTCTGCTATTCTTTTGTTTTTCAATGTAGAAAGGATGTTTATTTAGACTATACCTTAGCTTTGATTAGTGCTCCATCTCTCAATtgtattgctatcaaggaagaacTTTCAGATTGCTGTATGGAAACAACTTTGGAGTTaaatctgattgtatctggaggCAATTCTTCTGCAAGGGTTCCAAGAAGAACACTTCTTTGCACAGCCCTAACCTCATGATTTCCTCTGATAGGCAAAGAGAAAATTTAGCTTCCGAATCCATCCAAAACAAACTAGAAAGTTAAATGAGATTGGATATAGCTAACAACACAGTGAACGAAAAATTGAGCATGCTTACGATTTCCCACAGCTGCTATATGAGATCTCCTTGGTAAATCCTGATGAAATTGAAGTAACCCGTGCCCTGCAAGTTCAATACAGAAAGCCCGAGCTCTTATCGGAAAAGGACTGCTGCAAGCAAACTATAAACAATAAAATTGGGGTATGTCATGATCATACCTCTGCAACTGTGGATGTTTCCTGCGAATTGATTCTGCAACACCAAGATAATCAAGTGCTCTCCAAGCATTGGTCATCAGGGTCAATGCAGCTCCTGTTGTTCTCAATGAATCTGCTCTCTCCAAAACCAAGCTCTTCAACCCAAACCTGCActtttttaacattaaaattaatatCTGAATAACCAGCAACCCTCTGAAGATGACTTGGATATAGAAATTACGTTAGATACATATAAATCCACATGTTTTGAACATGTTTAACTAACTGGTCGTCAGAAAATTATACTCTTTTTAGCACAATCCAAAGGATCTGCTAAATCTACACTCAACCCGAACACACAATCATTGAAAACGTAAGTACCTGTGGAGACCTACTGCTGTAGCAAGCCCAGCAATTCCACCTCCCACAATAACGATACCTCCAGATTCCAAATCACTCGATGATATTTCAGAGGATCTATCATTTTTCGTGTTCATGTTGGTCATTTTCATACTAAATCTTCAATCTTCTAATAGCTCTGCCCTAGAGGGTGTCCAGATTTTTGGTTAATCTGAGCTGAAAATGTGAGAAGCTAATGCAAATTGTGGAATATATAGTGTGTTGGGTTACGCATCCCATTATATAACTTAGGAAATGGATCTTCAGTGGTAGTCAAAGGAGGAGGCGacatttataataatattaaaatcgtGGCCGTAACTGCAAACTGGAAAGCTCCGAGAGTTTTCTCATGGgactaaataatattaaaaaaaggcAGCCGCCTTGTGCGTTTGATCACAACTGGTAATCGGATTGAGAAACGCTGGATTGTGTTATGCGATTTGTTTATGTCATTTTCTTCCATTACTTGTTATTTTTttccgagataggtcaatgggtagggtgttggttttaagatattcatatatCGTTCCATATAATGGGGAGTCTGAATCAGTTAAGGCATAGATGGCTTGGGAtgtagaattgtcataggctggggaaacagttgctctaccaggaatccATAACGAgcctgttgttctggaatttgtggcagtgaagcgatagtagccaatgctttggaatttgtagcagtgaagcaatagtggccattgcatcggctgccctgatgtctaaccttggtatttgttcaaaggtgatgtgtacacaATAccgtttgaagtcatccaccattcttttgtagggtaacaacttgtcatctttcgtctgatagtcatcattgatttgatttataaccaattgtgaatctccatagactttgagttctgtgattctccattctactgccattttgatgcctatgaccaatgcttcatactcaacgatgttattggtgcaaggaaacataagtctgtatgatcttggtatggtgtgtccttccgGAGTGACGAACAGGATGTCGACACCGGAGCCGTGTtgagtgtaagaaccatcaaagtatagggtccattgcttggtggaaaTAGTAAGAACATCTctatctggaaattcgatctccatgggTTGCTTACcaagtagcggtgcttcagctaattgatctgcaattacttgtcctttgatagctctttgcTCCATGTAgtgaatatcaaactcactgagaatcatgacccatttagccaatctgcctgtaagagctgctttgctgagaaaatatttgagaggatcaatctttgctactagcttgattgtgtgagctagcatgtaatgtcggaacttttgagaggcgaagaccACAGCTAAGCAGgctttctcaataaatgtgtaattgagctcatagccattcaatgtcctgctgatgtaataaatagctcgttccttgccttgttgatcttcttgtgctaacagtgctcCCAATGATATGTCAGTAGTAGATACGTAGAGAATGCAtggctttcctactattggtggtaccggaactggtgggttcattaaatattgcttgatttgatagaacgatTCAACACATTTGACTTCCCacctgaatggtacattcttatgtagcaaatgattgaatggtagacttttatctgctagttgggcgatGAATCGTTTAATTGactggagccatccttgtagagatctgagttggctgatgttctttggtgggggcatttccatgatggcctgtacctttgctggatctacttcaattcttttttctgagactatgtagcctaatcatttgcctgatgttaccccgaagacacatttcttaggattgagcctgacttggaatttctccaatctttcaaatattttctctaatatgtccagatgtTCTGCCCAGGTAAATGactttgctagtaaatcatccacatagtcctccatgaaggtatgcatcatatcatgaaagattgttgtcattgctcattgataagttgccctagcattcttcaagccaaaaggcatgacattccaacaatacgttccccaaggacaggtgaccattgttttatcttgatcctctggagcgatcttgatttggttatagccagagaaaccatccattagtgataacatcgcatggcctgctgtgaggtcgaCAATTATGTTGATACCGGGCAaagaaaagtcatcctttggacaagctttgttgacatctctaaaatctgtgcatatccagatactgccatctggttttgaaactgacacaatgtttgaaatccactcagcatagtctataggtcgaataaatccgacgtctaatagtttctttagctcaactttaactatgagtgccacatgtggattcatttttcttaatttttgcttaactagcttagctcctggagcaatagacaagtgatgcatgattaattgtggatcaattccgggcatatctgcatatgaccaagcaaagttgatttgctttgttttgaagaatttgataaattcttgtttttcctcttctgttagagattctgctagatgtatagTTTTGGctgtgggtgccaaaaatgtatgtgggaaaagtggggcgatgaaacttaaaatgtgaaaaatgaggttccaagaggcttgtccacacacacacatgagacttcttggtgcaagttatggagtcatgaagaatggctcaacttcccaaggatggttccatggttctctatctcacaaggtccatcaagccaatgtctttgctctcagatcactgagcaaattgacttagggatggctaatgcaaaaacgagggatgcttttagattgattttaaagactttgagggtttgagaagtgactttgagggttaaagagataaccatggtcaaagcaatgaatgcttgatgagacccttaggttagatgtgggttgagtttagagaaagtctctaatcatacaagagggttgagttaaccattaatggtttggaagactttcaaagtttaagttgttgaagacataaaccctttaatgcctttcaaagactttgagggtttgagaagtgacttccctttgcttagggatgtgacaatatttaggaaatgggttaggttaatttagaagtgattagaagagtctagaagggggtttaggaggcaagtgagagatgtagcaaaatgcaagtgggtgaggaataaaatgatttaattaaaataaattgctttatttcaatttggttgcaagtggaggatttaaataaattaaatttatttattttgggtgaactatttaattaaatgtaaatttaattaaaagtagagagaaggggtttatttgaataaaatgatttattcaattaaatgatacaaagtgcttaagtgaatttaactaaataaattgaataatttatttaattaaatagaggaatgtggatgagttaattaaatagaggaatgagaataaaatgaacattaaatattcatttaggaatgtggtcatttttattcatttatttgtcttcctgattgggattcctatttgagaaacattgcttcattgtttgtggagtctcatagttgagatttggaggacacatttgagagtttatctctcttatttgatgATAGTCATAGCACAACCGTtgtcacatcatgtttgtctttggAGCTTGTTCAAAGCCAATTTCTATTGGTTCCTTGTTTCTCACCTTCTATTGTGATTGGTCATGTACCTGATTAGTTTGTGACATCTTCATTATCCAATGACTTGGCGACACATGAGCAATTTTCAACAACATCATCATATATTTGGGTTTAGATTCCTAAATCTTTCAGTTTATGGGAGTGGTTTCTCATATCTCCAATGGATTGGTTTCTTCCGAAGGGGAGACATGTTGTTTTTAGGTAGTGCATCATGTTCTATCTTCAGATGTTCCTCATTGGCACAAGAGCTACTTCTACATTGGGGGGATTCTTATCCTCattctctctcttatggggggatattcattgtactttTGTGATCAATTTTGTTCTTGGCAAGCTGCTTGGagtccttcatcttagtcacatgtagtatTTTTTTTGTATTGCATCTCTTGTTTTTGGAGAGgtgttttttcccatgtggtttttctccttttttctATTTAGAGAGGCCTCATTGGTATGATTTGCATTGCTTGCActagtttgtacatgggtacctaattaaATTTTTGTTGTCAAAActcatgcatgcattttgcattcattattagctctttagcttatccctaagttaatcttaatggggtgttggagtaattttaggataattatttattaattaggtcatttaattaattttttacttAAGCtaacttaggtgctttattttatctaggtgttatgcctttttagtctgatttcattTAGAGGCACTTCCAATTAGCTTTTAtagcttgtagttgagcttaatttagctcttATTTTACATTGGGTAAAAGcataaacctgtgtcacacttttacaaagaaaaaaggttaacacaacaataactgttcaatttcatcgccataaaagtgtcatttgtattttgaattttaagatgatgtaaactgatgaaatgtgtaaaatttgttgaagtttaagtttgctattttttgaaaaaattttgtcaataatttatatgtttttttagctttaaagtccatttttgtATTGCTAAAAAACGCTTAAAATCAGGAGGTTTAGTTCCCACCACAAacgaaaatgtaaatcaacttatttttttctaattttgatatccattatagatgacatatatatatagtgcatgaaaaaaattttaatttttgatgtatattttttgatttatagcatttggaagtcgaatatacTGGAATTTGAcggtttttgtctcccaccacaatttgtctattcaatttatgaaatcaaaaacctaaaaatacacttttggagaagactctctcttctagtgaaccatatttttttcaaatttttttgaagtgatccgatatttttttttgtttttcaaactaGCTTGTTATAGAACAAAAAAATACCTAGtcatagtttttttaatttttttttatattaaatgtaatcaaaacattataaaaattatatgagtagaatcgtgacttcgatctctacaaaagagtatttttattttttttaataagtttaatttacctattgaattttattGGAGAAGTGACAAGTTttagaaaatcatcatttttgttgatgtggctgccacttggcattccacatagacAGTTCCGGCCGGAACTAttcaaaatatttatgattttCTATAGTGTAATGTATTGAAAGGATAGAAACGTAAAGTGCAACACAAATCCATACGATTACCCCATTGCTTTAGTTTTTCTAATTTTAGGATCAGGGCATCTCTTTCTttctataaaataatttttttattcaatgaAATTGTGCCTCCAACATTGTACGTTCAATGTTGaatcttaaattttttttgtacaatAATACAAAAAtctttggttgttatagagcatacaatctttgtttgatctcttttgtgtgataggtctTTTGCTTGTAGATGATTGTTGAATCATGTGGTTGACCATCAACTTCTACAAAAACAAGTTGCTCAAAGAACAATCAATAAACTTACAAGACAAATTTCGAGATATGATAAGAGAGTTGATCACTATAAAGTgataaatagagaaaacaaaaacaacaaaaaagttCAAAGACAAGGAAAGTAAGTGACCCAACATAGCAATTGCAAACATGGAAATAAGAGAAAACAAGCTAAGAGACCAAATAGAAGATTGGgaacaagtggtaaatgaaccatcaagcaaacaaaataataataatgaagaaTCAAATCAAGACTGAATTAAGAGAATAATAAGACAAACATGACAAGATTGTAAGTATCTTCATGAAAGATTTGAAGGACCTTGGTGAAAAGGAGAAAACTTACATTCTAATAAGACTTTGTTGTGTCTTGCACACATACCCCATTCAAAAGAGGGACCCCAATTTCTTTCTTTTAGCTCTGGTGGTTTTGTCCTTTCTTGTTCTACCTTTTTTTATGGAATGTTTTGAGAGATGCTGAATTTTGGCCCTAGAGCCTTGAATTTGATCTTAGCCCTGAATTCAACATCGTTGGGGAACCAAgatagataaaaaataaaacattgaaGGCTAAAAAGAGAGTGCATAAGTGAAGTAGAattttgagggagaaagttcaaacaCATTCAAAAAGGCCGAGTGTTTTCAAAACCTGGGGTATCCACCTGTTCATCGATTACCAAAGAATTTTGCATAAGAGCTTAGATTTCAAAATTCCACCAACATAGTAAAAACTTGAAACTTCTTGACATTCTTCAAATTTGAATCCCACCAACATGGTAAAAGACCAAATTCAATCCACAACTCTAAAACTCAAGGGATGAAGGATTGAAATGTTTGTCAAAGTGGAAGGCATTTGATGGTATCAACTAAAGTTCAAATTGAAAAGATAGATTTATCAACCGAAAAGAATCTGAGTGGTTATAATAGTTGAATCAGTGTGGGAGAAAATGAAACAGGATTAAGAAGAAAATTGTTTAAATAGAGGCAAGATCAACCAACTGGGAAAATCAGGGAGGATGTCAACATATGGACTAGTTCCACAAGCTTGAGCTCCGAGGACCGCAAGAAGAGAGAATAGTAAATAGTAAATAAAAGTTATCATTTCCAAGGTCGGTCAACACAAAGCCTCATGAAGTGTAGAGGGTTGTGAACTTTTTTGTGAAGTAATCTTTCACACTCTCTCACTCCTTTTTCATTTGAATGTCATTATGTTGCCAAAATCTTAAATGCGCACACGTCCAACCAAACATCATGAGAAAATTTATTTAAAAGGGGTTTGATATAATTTTTATATGATCTTTTGATCTCCATTGCCTTATCTTAAGTGTTTATTTGATTCTtgtgttttgttttattttattgctAAATCATTCACATATTTCACATATTGAGCACACATTTCATCAAACACAATATCCATCAAGCTTTTTATTGGGTTACTTAAAAGACCAATAAGGAGAAAATAATATATTCGGTGTTTTTAATTTCAATGACAACTTGGCCAACTTGACTAAATTTGCAAAGGAGGTgtagcatgtaaaattcatcttattcaatatatatcaattagaaacaaagggaaatcatgaatctctatctaatgaaagaattctaacaaactgacaatgaaataacataataacaag contains:
- the LOC131057434 gene encoding monooxygenase 2, whose amino-acid sequence is MKMTNMNTKNDRSSEISSSDLESGGIVIVGGGIAGLATAVGLHRFGLKSLVLERADSLRTTGAALTLMTNAWRALDYLGVAESIRRKHPQLQRARVTSISSGFTKEISYSSCGKSGNHEVRAVQRSVLLGTLAEELPPDTIRFNSKVVSIQQSESSSLIAIQLRDGALIKAKVLIGCDGVNSVIAEWLGLPAPSLSGRSAIRGLATYPEGHNFEPKVQQYWGENLRAGFVPCNDKDVYWFTTQTSHPNDSEISQDPKRILEFAVEKLGKFPEPMVDMVKKSQIDTLTLAPLSLRWPWQVLLGQLSKGNVCVVGDAMHPMTPDLGQGGGATLEDAVVLGRCLGKAMTATDGLENDKRIEEALNKFVKERRWRAFGLISGAYLTGIVQQGYGGLLMRFLRDKYLGKKLSDNILSQADFDCGELGVN